The sequence GATGGTTGGTGGTAGTTCTGGCGTTAAcgccatgatggcttcacGAGGTTCGTCTATGGACTACGACCGCTGGGGCAAGCTGTTTCCTGAAGCCAATGGCTGGGATTGGGAAGGAATGCTGCCATACTTCCGCAAGGTAAGCATACACAACAGTCTTTAGGGCCTCGTCTCAGCTAACTCTTGAGACTAGGGACTTCACATGAACCCTCCAGCCCCCCAGATGGCTGCTCGTTTCAACATCTCGACAAACCCCAAGTACTGGGGTGATGACTCAGCTATTCAGGCTAGTTTCCCCAATTACGAATACCCAGGACTCGATAAGCAGCTGGAACAAATGCTCATACAAGGAGACTCATTTGAAGCTAATTCGACAAATAGAACACATGTCGAAAGCCTTCTATGAACTACCCGGCATCGAGCCTGTTGAAGACAGTGGTGCTGGCGGCGCTGGCGTATACTGGTTCCCCACTCTCATGGATCATTTTCGCTATGAGCGGTCCTTCGCTGAGAACTCTCACTACCGGGGCCTTTCACGCCCCAACTACCATGTCGCTCCCTCTTCCCGGGTCCGACGTGTCATTCTGAACAAGGGTGTTGCTACTGGTGTTGAGTTCTACGGTGCAGATGGTCTTCTCAccgtcaaggccaagaaggaagtccTGATGGCTGCGGGCGCTATCCATactcctcagcttcttcagctcagtGGCATCGGtcccaagaagcttcttcatgctgCCGGTATCAAGACACAGGTTGATCTTCCTGGCGTTGGTCAAAACTTCCAAGATCATATAAACATTGGAGTCTCTATAACTCTCGAAGGCCTCAAGAAGATTCACTCCAACCCCTCCGACATGGCCAACGGCACTGACTTCAAGAGATGGGCTGACGAGGCTTGGGCCGTCAACCGCACTGGTACGTGAAGCAATCCTCTGTCTGCCATGTTTGTACCTCCACTAACACAATCGTAGGACCTTATTCTATCGCCTGGGGCAACCTCGCTGGCTGGCTCCCTCTCTCTGCCATTTCTCCTGAACGGCATCTTCAGCTGGCCGACCAGCTAGAAAAGCAGGACCATGCTAGTTACCTATCTAATGACGTTCATCCCACTGTTGCCAAGGGATACGCTTTGCAGATGAAGAACATGGCCGCCGCTATGCGATCCAAGGATGTTGTCTTCGCCCGTTACCTCGTTGATGCCAACACTGGTGCCTCAGCTCCTATTCTCAACCAGCCCATGAGCCGTGGCTCCGTCACAGTCGATCTCAAGGATCCTTACAACTCGAATCCTGTCGTGGATTTCGGATCACTCCGTAACCCGGTAGAGCGCAGTGTGCTGGTAGAGATGGTCAAGTGGTACAGGCGATACAACTCCGAGACCTCTCTCTCTAAGCTGTCACCCAACGAGACCGCccctggtgttgatgttgtctcGGACGAGGATATCTCGGCTTGGATCCCCAAAGCCCTTTTCCCTACCGATTACCATCCTGCTGGTACCGCTGCTATGATGCCTCTAGACCACGGCGGTGTTATTGACCAGAAGCTCCGTGTTTACGGCGTTAAGAACCTCCGTGTTATCGACGCCAGTATCATGCCTTCCCTACCTGGTTCCAATACCTGCCAGCCCATGTATGCTGTCgctgagaaggctgctgataTTATCAAGTCTGATGCCTAAGGGATGTGCATAATGGGACTTTGATAATCGCTTGATTGGATGCCGACTTATAGAGAGATAGAGAAAACTAGAGTTTCCATGTTAATAGATTCTGCACACCAGACAATATTTGCAATAGAGTAACGAGATATAGGCTCGGCATGCCGACTGTCTCGAGACTGTGGTACAGTAGAGACCAGCTGTAAAAGACCTGTTTCCCCGACCGACCCTCTGTGTGACAATTCATCTAGTGTAATACAGAATGTAGTTAAGTCTTAGACAGAATACAGAGAGTCCAATATATCATATGTAGGCAACACTACAGAAAGAGTAAGCACTTCAGTGAGCTAGGCCGTAATGATAGAGGAAGTCCACTAACTACCAAAGTAGTCCGACTTCAGCGCTATATGTAAGGAACAGTTTCGAAGTCAGCCTTGCTGAGGTGGAAACTCGTCAGTGTTGCAGCGTTGCCAATCCGGCACTGTCGCTTGAAGCCAACAAAGACCTGGGGGAGTTTGTCAACTGGCAAGCTGACTCCTTTGTATTTATTTGAGGGTAAAGGAGAGGGCGGTATCCCAGGCATCTTTCATTCAGTAGGGATGGCCTTGCAATAAGGATCGACAAGTCGCGAAAATAAAGCCTTTAGCGTAAAGTCGAGCAATTACTGGCAGGTGTCAGCCACTCCGCGCgtgaagatggaaatgaCGGCGGTGCCACTTGCGATGCCGATGCTCGATTTGTGTTGTCTTGTTACCTGATTTTCATGAAGGGCGAAACGGAGGGGCGTGGTCTTTATCTTATCAGTGAGTTGTGGCGCACTGGCTGCAGGACGATGGGAGCCACCGCCGGCTATAGGGTATGTTGGCTTTCGAATGGATAAAGCAGGCACCTGTGCTGATCTGATACACCACCGCATCAACTCATGAAATTCGGTAGCGCCTGTAGATATATGCTAGCATAACCCATTTCTcctatttaactaaataGGCTATTTAAAGAAGATATTAGATTCTTATTTACTTCTTAACTAATTAAAGGGCTTTAATTAGGCTAGTATGTATCTATAGATGCTACCGAATTTTATGAGTTGATGCGGTATTAGCTAGCCACGTCCGCCATGCTAGCTGTATAATCGTATATCAATATTACTGATGACCTATAGACGGAGCTCAGTCATCTCATGTAGAACATTGGCGTGTAATGAATTTTGGTTCACGGAGCTCTTTGATCCGGGTTACATTAAACATGACTTCCATTGTTCGGAGGTCCGAGCAGCGGAAACCCCTGCCCTGCTGCTATCTGAGAAGCTActgctgttgaagctgctgaatAGCCGGTCTCTgttcaatcttcttcttccaggccTCCAGGGTAGGGAACGCAGCCAGGTCCAAACCCATGTAAGTCAGCCACCTGACAGTAGCCCAGAGATGCGTGTCAACAATCGAGTACCAGTCCCCAAGGATGTAATCCCGGTCATGAAGAGAATTATCCAGAATGCGTACTTTCTCATTGAGCTCGCTCATTGCCTTGTCCAACTGATCCTTCAGGAAGACATACGTTAGCAATTTGTCCTCGAGCGCTTGTGAAAAGGCTGGAAACATGACCATATGCATACCTTTGACTTGGAAGCTTGACTTTCTCCGAGGGCAACGCCTTTCTTCCCAAGTTCGGTGCTTGCCCAAACAATCCACGTCATAGCCTTTCCACGGGAGGTACCAGGAGGGGGGTAGAGTACCGGCGCTTCTTTGTTATTGGCAGGACGCTCAACCCCAAAGGTTTCACCGAGGTACATAGTGATAGCGGAAGCTTCCCAAATGCTTACGCCATCGTGGACTATAGCCGGAACAAGTCCATTGGGGTTCACACCCTTAAGATATTCAGGGGTGCGGCTTTCTCCCTTCTGGAGGTCAACCTCGATTCTCTCCGCGATAGGCTCAGACAGTCCATGTTCCAGCTCAGCCAGGACCGCAACGGTTAAATCAGCCGTTGAGTATGTTTTATAGTAGAACTTGAGACTCATTGTCAACCTGAGGTAGTAGTATTGGAAGAGAAGTGAGATTGAAAGCTTTGAAAAAGTCGATCGCAAGATGGAATGTCGTAGATGTTTGTACTCCAGGAGAATATAAAGGTCGTGATGAACAGTGAATACTCCCATAGCAGAGAGGAGACTTCATTCACAGCTCCTCACGCTTTCAGCTCCTGCGGGGTAGTATGCACTTTGATGACAGCCTATTGGGCATTGAACCGAAAAGACCAATTAGTTCAAACCTACAGGCAAAATAAACGCTATGACCTCTCTAGTTAGCACAAAGTCACAGACAAGATCATTGGGATGTTTGGGTACGTAATGGCTAGAGGTACATAATCGCTAAGACCCTCAAATTTATCAACAATCAATCAGGCCAACGACCTTAAGCGGTATTGGCCTCTTGAAATGTGCGCCGAAACAGCTCCTCCCAGATAGCTTCCGCGACGATAGGGTCCCTACCAAAGACATAATGCCCAAGATCTATCAACTCCCGCGATAGTCTTAGCAACCAATCCATATGCCAGGCCAATCTCTCCAAGAAAAGTCAATTTGGAGGCGAACCATAATTGGAGTGAAGAGAAGCAGTTCGGCTGGTACCCTAATGTCTCAATCTTGGTGGCATTCGTTTGGCTTGCTATTCGGCGTAGGtttggaaaagaagaaacactAGGGATGGAAAAAGAGAGTGCTCTCTTACTAGCCAGTGTTAGTTCATAGACCCAATGCCAAGGAGAATGGCAGTGAATTTGGCAGTTGGTCCACGAAGATGGTTATATGATATGGTATGGGATCCTTCCTGGTTGTGACCCATCAAAACTCCAATTGTCATCTCTAAGCTTTCAGGCCAATCACTGCTGCAGCCCGGGGCGTATAAGACACTCTACGGGATACTAAAGATGAAGCTTCGATCTATGCCTAATGTTTAGGCGATAGATAGCAAGCATGTTTGATGGataaaagactttttttaacGCACGAGTCTTACGTTTGGTCATCTAACATCTTCGCGCCCTTTATCGAGGTAGTCGTGTCATGCCATCTTGAGGCACTCTCTCATTATCTTCCGATGTCACCTGTCGACGAGAAAGGATTTAATACATTTCCTCGGAAGATCACCCGTCCTGAGCCAGTTGGCGGCCTGATGTCACGCTCCTTATGACTCATGAAATAATGGTCCATTCTATACCGGATCTCACTAGCTCAGGAAACTCGATGAAAACGGTCGAATCTTTCCTCCTATAACATATGGCCAAGTCCAACTCAAAAAGTCTAACATCATAGATCGTTTCTAGCAGGTTATATGTGCGCTTTGCTTACAGCTAGGACATAGCAAGAATTCAACTATTCACATATTCCAGCAAGAATACTCTACAAGGCCAGACAGGACAAGGAAGACTAAGAACTAAATACAGCGCGGCATTTATCTAAAATCGAGGTCTCTAATAACAAGGATGCATAGTTCCAGCTTGGACCTCAAATCAAGGAAGACAATTGTCCTCGCGCAACCATCACATGGCTGCTAGGGTCAGCACTATACATTCTAATAAATCAAACAACCTTGGCCTTCCTCCCTTGGCTGATTGGGGTTCGTAGGTGTTTGATTGGCTACTGTACAATCTTTACATTCGACCAATACAAGTATATAATGGAAAATGCATTTTCAAAGGTAAAAATTTACTCCCTTCAAATCCTGGCGCAGGTCAGCCAGTCCATTGAGAGTCATTGAAGATGAACAAAAACAAAGATGGTATCGTTCGCATTAAACCTGGCGATATTCTGGGAGGCAaggatggattggattggtCGGCTATTTTGCTTCTACTGGACGTGACGCAGGCGATGGAACCTGGACACTTGTCACAGACGATAAACGTCCTGCATATATCTTCGGCACCCTGCCTGGAAGCGAACTTGATGGCCAGCCCGACCTACCCATCCTTGCCCCCGGAAGCAACTGTTCTTGATCCTTCTGTGGATATTGAGGCCTAAATCCACGACTATGATGCAAGAAAGGTAGAAGCGCCAGTTGCTTTTGCAGTAACCGTAGTGTTTGGTCCAATCCTTCCTTTGAATGAGGATCTGATATCTTGCCTGGTGTCAGTACTCAGTTGGAACTAACCGTCATTAGTTGTGATCTCGGCAAATTCAGTGTGTCGATGCATTCGGAGCTAACTCTTATAGAAGCAAGAGGCTTTAATTCCGATATGTCACAGGTTGGGAAAGCACATGTACAGGTCGAGGATAATGAAAACAAAAGGCCATCCATTACACAATGACATGTGCACAAACCGTCAATATCGGCTCCTGGAGTCAAGTAGCAGTGGACTCAGAATGTATAAGATGGCCCTTCAGTCTTCGGTGGTAATGCACATGGTATGATCCCCGATAATAAGCATTTACGCGTTGATACAATAGAGCCGCTTACAAATAGAATTTATTTCGCCGACAGAACCAGAGGGAGAAAAGAGTACTGGGAATCGTCTTTGGATAATTCATATAGTATCAAAACATTGTATAGCGATACAATACATACAAACCTAAGCCAAACGCCAACCTccatatctatctatctatctccCCTGCCGTTGCATCTCTCCTGTTTTTAAAATCTGAAATACAAAGCATATTTTTATCAGGATATTATAGAATACCAAGCCCCATACCTACTTACCATAGTAAGCCACTTAGCTTACGTTCATGTTTATCGTTCTTGTTGATTTCTTCTGTCCTTTTCTGATGGTCTCCATGAATTTGTCACTTGACCTTCTCCACCATCTAGATATCTGCCTCCGTCTTCTGGGTAGTTGTTTTGCTTTGCATAATCCAGTCGAAGGTCTTTCCAATCAGGTACTAAAGCGAGAGAAAACGACATAAATATCGTTTCGGCATGTTACGGGAATGGATCAAGTAGATACGAATACATATGCTTTGTTCGCAATGAAGGGAAGCTGATGGGCAAGAGGAGAACAAAGATGGATCAAGATAACTATCGAGGCGTCCATCTACATGGGCCCGACTCTGGGCTAATAATTGGCCACCCAAACCGAGAGCTCTTCAATGGATGAGCCCTGAGCCCTTGTTTTCCGTCGGTCTCTTTCACGTCGGGAGTTCAATATATACCAAGCGTCACCGTCAATAATTCTACAATAAAGGCAATTTCTTGGTAGATCAATTCGATATCACATTGTCACATGCATTTGTGGCTGCAGCTAGTTCCATAGCTTCAAGTGTGGCTGCAGGTTGAGAGCTGAAATGCCCGTATTCGACGCCACAGTGGACATCAGCCGGGATTCGCAACTCATTTTcctgctgaggttgaggtctAGATTCAATACTCTGCTATGACTGTTGGCGATATTGGTTGATTGAATTTCCATTCTTACCTTCACTGCTAGAATAGGTAGAATATTGACAAGAGGGAGACCTCCGACATGGCAATTGTATGGGAGCCGAGAGCTGGTTCTTCCCACTATAAGAAACGATCAATCAGGACTCTCATCTTCGTTGTTCATCACCCTCACTCATTCTATTCTGCACATCTCCTTTCTCACTCAATTCATCAtgtcccttcttctcaggGTTGGCCTCGCGACTGTCGCGCTTCGCGTCGCTGCAGACCCAACTATCGACAACTTAGTCCCCGCTCAATACGGCGGCATACCCTCTCCCCCACTCGGCTACATGGTCGATAACATGCGCGCCAACTCAGGCCTGGGCTACCCGTCTCCTGCCAAGTCCATCACCCTCTCAGATATCATCCCCCAAGTCGATTCCAAGGGTCAAAGCCGCTGCTGTCCCGTTGGGACCATCAATGACGGCACAGGCTGCGTTTTCCAGGAGTCTTCTGTCTGTGAGAAGGGCACTATTCTTCAAGGAAACGTTTGTGTGAGTGTTGATGGACCGCAGTGTCCTGGAAACCTCAAGTTTGATGGCAAGATCTGTCGCAGTGACGAGCCACCCAAGTGCCCTGGGTTACCGCAGTACAACCTTGCCACCAACCAGTGTGAGTCTTCATCCGGTCCCAAGTGTCCTCCTACGTACAATCTCGACAAGGGAACTTGTGTTTCCGATTCGCCTCCATCCTGCCCCATCGGTTACAGCGAAAAGAACGGCCTTTGCGTTGATAACTTTCCACCTGTCTGTCATGGAGTAAACCAAGTCTATGACAAGGGATCATGTGTCAGCAAAGATCCTCCCAGTTGCCCTCAAGGAACTAAGCCTCAAGGCAGGAAATGCGCCGGAGTTGTTCCCCCGGTATGTGCGGGCAAAGCCAGGCTTGATCGCGGCCACTGCGTTTTGGCGCCAGAATGCCCTGAGAAGTACAAGTTTAATACATGGGTCTGTGTCAGGGAAGATGACCCTGTTTGTTCTCCTGGAGTCTTCAAGAATGGTATCTGCCAGGCGGATCCCACGTGCCCGGACGGCTACACCTACGATGCAATTGCTGACACCTGCACATATGTTACAGAGCTTCACTGCAGCTCTGGATACAAAATCTTTACTGCCCCGTCTGGCGCTAAGGGTTGCTGCAAGGAGGGTACCGACGACTTTGATGGAACATTCTGCTCGTGGGAAGTCACTGAGTCTGAATGCCCTGACGGTACCGAGTACAAGGAAGGTTATTGTCGCCATCCCTCGGAGagcccttcttgccctgaTCTCTATGACTCTATCGATGGAAGATGTGTCAAGCGAACCGTGCCGCGGTGCACTATCGGAAGCTACAACAAAGGGAAGTGTATCTTGGGTGATCCAACTTGCCCCACTGGAAGTCAATTCAACGGCAAGGAATGCGTACTTATTGAGCGAGCGTCTTGCCCTGATGGATCCAGGCTTGTTGGCGATAAGTGTATTTCTCTGGATCAGGCCACCTgccctcaaggtcaacggCAGGAAGGAGATGACTGCATCCATGAGGAATCGCCTAAGTGTCCTCCCAACACGATCCTCGATAACGGCGTCTGCAAGCACCCTGATATCCCCATTTGCAAGTCTGGTACCAACTATCTCAATGAACACTGCACCTTGCCCACTCTCCCAACCTGTCCTAAGGGTAGCATGATTAGCGACGGAAAGTGTGTTGCGATCCGACCTCCGCAGTGCCCCGAGAAACATAGGTACTGTGGTGCAACCCATACCTGTGTTCCAACAGGGCCTCCCAAGTGTCCAGAAGGCCTTGTATGGGACAGGTATCACTGCGTCAGCCGAAGGCTGGCGACGTGTCCCGAGGGCTACACTCGGGTTGGTCCCACGTGTATCAGCAAAAACGACCCTCGGTGTAAAGAGGGATTTGTCTTCGATGTTAAGTCCCAAGGCTGCGTTTCCAAAGATGAGCCTAAATGCCCTGAAGGGCTTAGCTTTGATGGAACGAAGTGTGcctctccaagatctccAGAGTGTACTCATGAAGGGACCACGTACGATCCGAAGACACAATCTTGTATCGCAGCGCCACCTGGCTGTCCCGAGGGCACTGACTTCAAGAATGGCGAATGTGTGCTGAGGACACCACCACAATGCCCTGACGGTACTGAAATGAAGGATGATTCCTGTGTTGCGATCAGGGGTCCTGAGTGCGAATATAATCTCACCATGGTTGACGGACGTTGTGTCTCTGAGAAGCCGCCTACATGTGGTGACGGAACCACCTGGGATGGATCTCGTTGTGTTATTGGTACCAGAACTTCATGCTTCAATTTGGAGGTATGCCCTCCTATTGGGGCTGCTGCTTTGCCGGCCCCTTCACCTGAGGTTTAGTACTCAATACGCCACATCAGCTTCAACGGCTATCTGTATATATGGAGCGTTAGCTATCTATCTTTGAGATATTTCCTTAAATCTAtcatttttcttctttaagTGCTAACTCTAAACTAAGACTCTCGATACTGTGAGTTATCTAGGTGCCGTAATTCATCTTGTAGCTGGACTACATCTCTgagtaaatatatagaacttgGAACAGACTTTCCAGCACTGCCCTCTTGTTTTTCTGATGTTTTAATGGCCGTTAAGCTTTCCTGCCCTCTCTTTTACTTGGTTTTCTTTTCCACTTCTGTTAATTGTGGCAGTCTTACGATCGTACTCGTCACTAGGAGTATTCTTATTACTCTTCCCAGAAATCCACTTATCTCAATGCTTTCTGCTTCCGTGATATAGCCCCTTACTGGCAGCTGCGCTACTTATATAATGCTTTTGCACTTGTACATCATAATAGCAAAGTCGACGGAAACTATGTTCTTTACCTGCCAAAGAAGTTCCAATAACGTGCTGGAAACCGGCTAGCTGACCTGCATTAATAAGATGCAATCCGTCGTTGATTAGATCCAACAATAGGTATTAAATCAAGTCGATACAGAGCTTGTTCACAAACGGCCCGTGACTAATCCCTTTCCTGTGTCACCTACTGGTTGAGTAAATGTCACTGAAGTACATATACTTTAGCCACGAAGGGCTTAAAAGTCAGGTCGTGATTCATAGCTAAGTCTATCTAATTGTAGGCAATTTGCATAAAAAGCTAGCTCCCGTATGTCCGGGAGCAATGCATGATTAGAATGAAATGTCTCAATGTAACTCTGTGCCACGTTGAGCAGGCCTAGTCATCAACTTTTTATCAGTTGTGAATTACTCGGAAGGAAGCGAAACCGCATGACATGCTGACGCTGCACTGCGTCTGCCACGTTGTTCGATCTTagtatttatactaaaacGACATCCAGCTCAATAGACAACAGACGTAAGAAACATATCTCATCGTCTGTTCCCTACCACCCTTTCTATCTTGTTCACTGTGACCTTCAGAATGGAGCCCGGCCTCAAACGACATGTCTGCCAGCCCATCATCCACGGACCCAATGGTCTACTTGAGAAATCTCCTGAGAGTACCTTGACCgtcgagaagcttctggagattGACAACAAACCACCTGCACCTGACCCATCAGAGATGAATGTCCCCAAGTTCAGTTTCTGCTCCGATTGCGTGTGTCAGACAAACCACCGTGCCCCCTCCTCATCTGATGACATTTGTTTGTAGGCAGATCCTATGGGATAGCCTGTAGTTGCGTTGGCGAGGGCTCTTATCTAGGAACGAAAGTCCACTTTGAGATGATAGACACCGTCGGCCACTGGGAGCCACAGCCCGTACCAATTGATCGGTCTGCACCGCGTCCGTCCGTGAACTCCATGCCTGTCACTGGGTTCATCAAGACCGAAGCGCACGACTTGAGAGCATATCTCGGGGACAAACTTTCACCACAGCATCGCGCCACAACCTTAAGCTACAATGATAAGTATGCCAAGTGGGTCTATGGCGAGGTCATGGCTCCTAATGCCACATTTTCTTTTCACTTCAAGTTCCGAAATTCGGAGGCAGAGGTTGAAGCATCTGCGCCGATAATGATAAGTGCGATGTAATTGACACAGATGATCCAGAGTCATCCAACTGGGATTTAGTGATAGCACAACTGAGGAGATAGGAAGAAAAGGACAGAAAGAGTAATATATACAGGGTGAATTTAAGGTCAAGGTACGCCCTGTGCTCAAAAAATCAAGACTTGAAGTTTTGTTTGTTATTTGTGGAAGGTTAGGAACTGAGGTCAATCTTTAAAACAAAGCTATATCGTAGCCCTTGAGATATTTCGTAGTGCTTGAATAATCGTCCCAATCCCTCTCTTGGGGCGAAAGGAGAGCTTCCATGCATCAGGCCGCTCCGGTGTAGATCTTCTAGTGATCTATATAAGAGCTACGCTGGTTCAATGATGCTGCAAAAAAATAATGCCCTGTTGTT is a genomic window of Fusarium fujikuroi IMI 58289 draft genome, chromosome FFUJ_chr12 containing:
- a CDS encoding related to alcohol oxidase produces the protein MSPLSTWVLATVSTALVSTVDGYNIPRSAHQACRISNGSEILPAYDYVIVGGGTSGLTVADRLTEDANTTVLVLEAGIFAADADVLPVYNGGTQRQPRFYWQSKPQENLDNRTVPVWLGKMVGGSSGVNAMMASRGSSMDYDRWGKLFPEANGWDWEGMLPYFRKGLHMNPPAPQMAARFNISTNPKYWGDDSAIQAKHMSKAFYELPGIEPVEDSGAGGAGVYWFPTLMDHFRYERSFAENSHYRGLSRPNYHVAPSSRVRRVILNKGVATGVEFYGADGLLTVKAKKEVLMAAGAIHTPQLLQLSGIGPKKLLHAAGIKTQVDLPGVGQNFQDHINIGVSITLEGLKKIHSNPSDMANGTDFKRWADEAWAVNRTGPYSIAWGNLAGWLPLSAISPERHLQLADQLEKQDHASYLSNDVHPTVAKGYALQMKNMAAAMRSKDVVFARYLVDANTGASAPILNQPMSRGSVTVDLKDPYNSNPVVDFGSLRNPVERSVLVEMVKWYRRYNSETSLSKLSPNETAPGVDVVSDEDISAWIPKALFPTDYHPAGTAAMMPLDHGGVIDQKLRVYGVKNLRVIDASIMPSLPGSNTCQPMYAVAEKAADIIKSDA
- a CDS encoding related to tenascin X precursor, encoding MSLLLRVGLATVALRVAADPTIDNLVPAQYGGIPSPPLGYMVDNMRANSGLGYPSPAKSITLSDIIPQVDSKGQSRCCPVGTINDGTGCVFQESSVCEKGTILQGNVCVSVDGPQCPGNLKFDGKICRSDEPPKCPGLPQYNLATNQCESSSGPKCPPTYNLDKGTCVSDSPPSCPIGYSEKNGLCVDNFPPVCHGVNQVYDKGSCVSKDPPSCPQGTKPQGRKCAGVVPPVCAGKARLDRGHCVLAPECPEKYKFNTWVCVREDDPVCSPGVFKNGICQADPTCPDGYTYDAIADTCTYVTELHCSSGYKIFTAPSGAKGCCKEGTDDFDGTFCSWEVTESECPDGTEYKEGYCRHPSESPSCPDLYDSIDGRCVKRTVPRCTIGSYNKGKCILGDPTCPTGSQFNGKECVLIERASCPDGSRLVGDKCISLDQATCPQGQRQEGDDCIHEESPKCPPNTILDNGVCKHPDIPICKSGTNYLNEHCTLPTLPTCPKGSMISDGKCVAIRPPQCPEKHRYCGATHTCVPTGPPKCPEGLVWDRYHCVSRRLATCPEGYTRVGPTCISKNDPRCKEGFVFDVKSQGCVSKDEPKCPEGLSFDGTKCASPRSPECTHEGTTYDPKTQSCIAAPPGCPEGTDFKNGECVLRTPPQCPDGTEMKDDSCVAIRGPECEYNLTMVDGRCVSEKPPTCGDGTTWDGSRCVIGTRTSCFNLEVCPPIGAAALPAPSPEV